Proteins encoded within one genomic window of Aspergillus nidulans FGSC A4 chromosome VII:
- a CDS encoding uncharacterized protein (transcript_id=CADANIAT00008881) — translation MAPRYDSVAVIGTGPSGLSTLKALVDEGTFSRIRVFERRDRVGGLWHYDPVPDVFPTPGAPHIRNEIPASLPAFTEPVAEDTTARTGIHDQLDSNVGSGTMSFTHTPFPEVNSAVSVRQLGRGNPSRPFRVVSGYLEDLARPYLDRISFNTTVERVEKIDNRKKWRITARQSGHFQRNKPAEYWWQEEFDAVVVASGHYNVPLIPEIDGLAEAHKALPGHFEHSKSFRSANDYVDKRVVLVGGNISSADLIADLHAVVRGNLYLSQRGGNEALANVFSLPGVEIRPTIGRVDAEKAGLTVTFTNGSTVADVDKLIFATGYRLVYPFLVPDPVTPSNRVAGLYQHIFKIGDPSFAMVGQVRGALSFRVYEYQAVAVARYFANHNAKPLPSPAEQDEWEVGRLKYKGPTTLFHEIKPDFKEYFEYLREFAGPPGPGTNGYELPVFGEDWPNLGFAILQLKDKYWQSIKAASQNGKEKVQAKL, via the coding sequence ATGGCTCCCCGCTACGATTCCGTCGCCGTTATCGGCACTGGTCCCTCGGGTCTCTCAACATTAAAAGCCCTCGTTGATGAAGGAACCTTCAGCAGAATTCGCGTATTTGAGCGCCGTGATCGAGTCGGCGGCCTCTGGCACTACGATCCCGTCCCAGACGTCTTCCCTACACCGGGCGCACCGCATATCCGCAACGAGATTCCGGCCAGCTTGCCCGCATTCACAGAGCCCGTGGCGGAGGATACGACGGCGCGCACGGGGATCCACGACCAGCTCGATAGCAATGTCGGCTCAGGGACAATGAGCTTTACGCATACGCCATTCCCAGAGGTGAATTCCGCGGTCTCGGTTCGGCAGTTGGGAAGGGGGAATCCGAGTCGGCCCTTTCGGGTTGTGAGCGGGTACCTGGAGGACCTTGCACGGCCGTATCTGGACCGTATCTCGTTTAACACAACCGTGGAGCGGGTCGAAAAGATCGACAATCGGAAGAAGTGGAGGATCACGGCCAGGCAGTCTGGCCATTTTCAGCGAAACAAGCCGGCCGAGTACTGGTGGCAGGAGGAGTTTGACGCTGTCGTCGTCGCATCGGGACACTACAATGTGCCTCTCATCCCAGAGATTGACGGGCTGGCGGAGGCACACAAGGCGCTGCCCGGGCACTTTGAACACTCAAAGAGCTTCCGGTCCGCGAACGACTATGTCGACAAAAGGGTCGTTCTTGTGGGGGGGAATATCTCGAGTGCGGACCTTATTGCGGACTTGCACGCAGTCGTCAGGGGAAACCTCTACCTCTCACAGCGAGGGGGTAATGAGGCGTTAGCGAACGTCTTCTCCCTGCCAGGAGTCGAGATCAGGCCGACGATCGGTCGTGTcgatgctgagaaggccggtCTCACCGTCACCTTCACCAACGGCTCGACAGTGGCAGACGTAGACAAGCTCATTTTCGCAACGGGCTACCGTCTCGTCTACCCTTTCCTCGTGCCCGACCCCGTCACCCCGAGTAATCGGGTGGCGGGCCTCTACCAGCACATTTTCAAGATTGGGGATCCCAGCTTTGCAATGGTCGGGCAGGTCCGCGGTGCTCTGAGCTTCCGGGTTTACGAGTACCAAGCCGTCGCCGTGGCGCGGTACTTTGCGAACCACAACGCAAAGCCCCTTCcgagcccggcggagcaggATGAGTGGGAAGTCGGGCGGCTCAAGTACAAGGGTCCGACGACCTTGTTCCACGAGATCAAGCCGGACTTCAAGGAGTACTTTGAGTATCTAAGGGAGTTTGCCGGCCCGCCTGGCCCAGGGACGAACGGGTACGAGCTGCCCGTGTTTGGTGAGGACTGGCCGAACTTGGGGTTCGCGATCCTACAACTAAAGGACAAGTACTGGCAAAGTATCAAGGCTGCTTCGCAgaatgggaaggagaaggtccAGGCGAAACTGTGA
- a CDS encoding TauD/TfdA dioxygenase family protein (transcript_id=CADANIAT00008882) produces MAPSIEVASPTPASAPVEAKGESQKATASGYIREPLKYSGSLDEYKSFDVTPIIGREFSDLQLTDILHDDQKLRDLAITVSRRGVVFFRNQSINSDEQKVLGQKLGELTGKPATSKLHRHAVNNAGRKLTVNEHGKLDDEVSVISSETNRKYYGDRFANNTRHLASEGWHADITFERVPSDYAILKITHSPEDQTGGDTLWASGYEVYDRLSPPIQALTDTLTAVHHQPSFNNIAKEHGIELIQGDRGAPENTGYDFRASHPLIRTNPVTGWKSLFGAAGQVDNGWIEGVTKRESEILKKYFRQLIAENHDLQVRFKWGTNDLAIWDNRSVFHTATNDYDGKRQGNRVVSLGEIPYFDPASKSRREALAAEA; encoded by the exons ATGGCTCCTTCTATCGAAGTCGCCTCGCCAACCCCTGCGTCTGCCCCGGTTGAGGCGAAAGGCGAGTCTCAGAAAGCCACTGCATCGGGCTACATCCGTGAACCACTAAAGTACAGCGGCTCACTCGACGAGTATAAAAGTTTCGACGTCACGCCCATTATCGGACGCGAATTTTCTGATCTGCAGCTGACTGATATCCTCCACGATGACCAAAAGCTCCGCGACCTGGCCATCACCG TTTCTCGCCGcggcgtcgtcttcttccgcaaCCAGAGTATCAACTCTGACGAGCAAAAGGTTCTGGGCCAGAAACTTGGTGAGTTGACGGGGAAGCCTGCCACGTCCAAG CTCCACCGACACGCTGTCAACAACGCTGGCAGAAAGCTGACAGTGAACGAGCACGGCAAACTCGACGACGAAGTCTCCGTCATCTCCTCTGAGACAAACCGCAAATACTACGGCGACCGCTTCGCCAACAATACCCGCCATCTTGCTAGCGAGGGATGGCATGCTGA CATAACCTTCGAGCGAGTCCCCTCTGACTACGCCATTCTCAAAATTACCCACTCCCCAGAAGACCAGACCGGCGGTGATACGCTTTGGGCATCGGGGTATGAAGTGTACGACAGACTCTCGCCGCCCATTCAAGCCCTGACAGATACCCTGACGGCTGTTCACCACCAG CCGTCCTTCAACAACATCGCCAAAGAACACGGCATCGAACTCATTCAAGGAGACCGGGGTGCGCCCGAGAACACCGGGTACGATTTCAGGGCTAGCCA TCCCCTCATCCGCACAAACCCGGTCACTGGTTGGAAGAGTCTCTTTGGTGCTGCCGGGCAGGTCGACAATGGTTGGATCGAGGGCGTGACGAAGCGCGAGAGTGAGATTTTGAAGAAATATT TCCGCCAACTCATCGCCGAGAACCATGATCTCCAGGTCCGATTCAAATGGGGCACGAATGATCTTGCTATTTGGGATAA CCGGTCTGTCTTCCATACGGCGACAAA CGACTACGATGGAAAGCGACAAGGCAACCGGGTCGTCTCACTGGGCGAAATCCCGTACTTTGACCCTGCATCCAAGTCGAGACGTGAGGCGTTGGCGGCTGAAGCATAG
- a CDS encoding TauD/TfdA dioxygenase family protein (transcript_id=CADANIAT00008883) has translation MAPSIAEEQPHKADVVVPVKTPPATTEKPKIRRIIDEEGGTTTASYPHYLPVWDHSEKYPPLEPFTHSDPGLRADPSLPDLLKSGTRIQKLTPTIGSEVTGVQLSSLSAAGKDQLALLVAQRKVVAFRDQDFADLPIADALKFGSYFGRHHIHPTSGQPEGYPEIHLVHRHSSKGELDAFFADRNSTVAWHSDVTYEAQPPGTTFLYILDTPEVGGDTAFVDQVEAYRRLSPAIKERLHGLKAVHSGFEQAEFSRQRGGVVRRDPVKNEHPIVRTHPVTGEKALFVNGGCLKKDPADGCAVTRSIVGLKKEESDALLGFLLNHVGRGIDYQARIKWAPRTVVVWDNRVTAHSAIVDWTTGERRHLARITPQAERPYETPYAPE, from the exons ATGGCACCCtccattgctgaagagcaaccacaTAAGGCCGACGTCGTCGTGCCTGTCAAGACTCCTCCTGCCACCACCGAGAAGCCCAAGATTCGCCGTATcatcgatgaagaaggcggaaCTACCACGGCCAGC TATCCCCACTACCTCCCGGTCTGGGATCACAGCGAGAAATACCCACCCTTGGAGCCCTTCACACACAGCGACCCCGGCCTGCGCGCAGACCCGTCCCTCCCTGACCTGCTGAAATCGGGCACGAGGATCCAAAAACTGACTCCTACAATTGGCTCTGAAGTCACAGGCGTGCAACTGTCGTCCCTTTCGGCTGCCGGAAAGGACCAGCTTGCGCTGCTTGTGGCGCAACGCAAAGTCGTGGCCTTTCGAGACCAGGATTTCGCCGACCTGCCTATCGCGGATGCTCTCAAGTTCGGCTCATACTTTGGCCGCCATCATATCCACCCGACTTCCGGTCAGCCTGAGGGGTACCCCGAGATCCATCTGGTGCACCGACACAGCAGCAAGGGCGAGCTGGACGCGTTCTTCGCGGACAGGAACAGTACGGTTGCATGGCACTCGGATGTCACGTACGAAGCGCAGCCGCCCGGCACAACCTTCCTCTATATCCTCGATACCCCCGAGGTAGGCGGGGACACAGCGTTCGTCGACCAAGTCGAGGCGTATCGGCGGCTCTCCCCAGCCATCAAAGAGAGACTGCATGGGCTCAAGGCCGTGCACAGCGGGTTCGAGCAGGCGGAGTTCAGCAGACAGCGTGGCGGTGTTGTTAGACGGGACCCTGTGAAGAATGAGCATCCGATCGTGCGGACGCACCCAGTGACGGGGGAGAAGGCGCTGTTCGTTAATGGGGGAT GTCTGAAAAAGGATCCTGCTGACGGATGTGCAGTCACTCGGAGCATTGTCGGcctgaagaaggaagagagcGATGCGTTGCTGGGCTTCCTGCTGAACCACGTTGGCCGGGGTATCGACTATCAGGCCCGGATCAAGTGGGCGCCAAGGACGGTCGTTGTTTGGGAT AACCGCGTCACGGCACACTCTGCGATTGTCGACTGGACGACGGGAGAGCGTCGTCATTTGGCGCGTATCACCCCCCAGGCTGAGAGGCCTTATGAGACGCCATATGCTCCGGAATAG
- a CDS encoding putative proline permease (transcript_id=CADANIAT00008884) has translation MEKKAVLDDRQDTDAGTIVPFPQTKRGLSSRHVQLMAIGGSIGTGLFVGIGAYLRDAGPLSLLLGYLIWGIAFILPINLSVGEMCAYLPIRGSIFELAARYVDPAFGFAMGWVYFYAGLMLVCTEYSAVAFIMDYWQIDVNPAAWVAMAMVICLALNLVAVKYYGEAEFIMASTKILLLLGLIFLTFITMVGGNPKRDVYGFRHWTDGVMYEYYTDGATGRFLGFFSVMVYAAFTIAGPDLPALAAGEIQHPRRTIPRVVKMTFWRIVGFYVVGVLGVGIICDSHDSRLMSAIDSGASGSAASPWVIGIENLGITGLPDLINVLILFSGWSCGNAYLYSSSRTLYSLARDGQAPKFLTKCTKDGVPVYCVIVVTLLSCVTFLVADNASISVFYWFVDLTTIGLVLTYTSMACTFLGWYRALRAQGIDRKSYLPWISPFQPYMAILAVILGFSTALFNGYAVFKPFNAQGFVTSYFGLAFFVVMFVFWKVLKRTKWVDPATADLYTGKAEIDEECRIWEDGTWDEKHKAELAQMNIIRRTWERMW, from the exons atggagaagaaagcagtCCTCGATGATCGCCAGGATACAGACGCCGGTACCATCGTTCCGTTTCCCCAGACCAAGCGCGGTCTTTCGTCGCGCCATGTGCAGTTGATGGCTATTGGTGGCTCCATTGGGACCGGCTTGTTTGTGGGAATCGGCGCGTATCTTCGCGATGCAGGTCCCCTCTCGCTGTTGCTAGGATATCTGATCTGGGGGATCGCGTTCATCCTTCCCATCAACCTCAGCGTCGGCGAGATGTGCGCCTACCTGCCCATCCGAGGGTCGATCTTTGAGCTGGCGGCGCGATACGTCGACCCGGCGTTTGGATTCGCCAT GGGATGGGTTTACTTCTACGCCGGGCTGATGCTTGTCTGCACCGAATACTCCGCCGTCGCCTTCATCATGGACTACTGGCAGATCGACGTTAACCCAGCGGCCTGGGTtgccatggccatggtcatcTGCCTAGCGCTCAACCTCGTCGCCGTCAAATACTACGGCGAAGCTGAATTCATTATGGCCTCGACCAAaatcctgctcctcctcggcctcatcttcctcaccttCATCACCATGGTCGGCGGCAACCCTAAACGCGACGTCTACGGCTTCCGCCACTGGACTGACGGCGTCATGTACGAATACTACACAGACGGCGCCACCGGGCGCTTCCTTGGCTTTTTCTCGGTCATGGTCTACGCGGCCTTCACCATCGCTGGGCCAGACTTACCCGCGCTCGCCGCTGGAGAGATCCAGCACCCACGCCGCACCATCCCGCGCGTCGTGAAAATGACCTTCTGGCGCATCGTCGGCTTCTATGTCGTCGGCGTGCTCGGTGTCGGCATTATCTGCGACTCCCACGATTCGCGACTCATGTCTGCGATCGACTCGGGCGCGTCCGGGTCTGCCGCTTCGCCGTGGGTGATCGGTATCGAGAACCTGGGCATCACCGGCTTGCCCGATCTTATCAACGTGCTGATCCTGTTCTCGGGCTGGTCCTGCGGAAACGCCTACCTGTACAGCTCCAGCCGCACGCTGTATTCGCTCGCGCGCGACGGCCAGGCGCCCAAGTTCCTGACCAAATGCACCAAGGACGGCGTCCCCGTTTACTGTGTGATCGTCGTCACGCTGCTGTCGTGCGTCACTTTCCTGGTAGCCGACAATGCCTCCATCAGCGTCTTCTACTGGTTTGTCGACTTGACCACTATCGGGCTGGTCCTCACCTACACCAGCATGGCCTGTACCTTCCTTGGCTGGTACCGCGCCCTGCGTGCCCAGGGTATCGATCGCAAAAGCTACTTGCCCTGGATCTCGCCGTTCCAGCCATACATGGCTATCTTGGCGGTGATTCTCGGTTTCAGCACGGCGCTGTTTAACGGGTATGCCGTGTTCAAGCCATTTAATGCTCAGGGTTTCGTCACCTCGTACTTTGGACTGGCGTTTTTTGTCGTCATGTTTGTGTTCTGGAAGGTGTTGAAACGCACCAAGTGGGTTGATCCTGCTACGGCGGATCTCTACACGGGTAAGGCAGAGATCGATGAGGAGTGTCGCATCTGGGAAGATGGCACCTGGGACGAGAAACACAAGGCAGAGCTGGCCCAGATGAATATTATACGCCGGACGTGGGAGCGAATGTGGTGA
- a CDS encoding uncharacterized protein (transcript_id=CADANIAT00008885), whose translation MTYTIICPINCGKKIWWNCVERSRQVVNNVLDIFCTHRQTNQELASVPMMQRTNDGLYYVPNKFRERLVLPTGYLEELKAALVYEVHVTTTFTESINIHPRVVRSQLNKNLWTVMETFRR comes from the exons ATGACCTACACCATTATCTGTCCCATCAATTGTGGAAAGAAGATCTGGTGGAATTGCGTTGAACGCTCCAGACAAGTCGTCAATAATgtcctcgatatcttctGTACCCACCGACAGACGAATCAAGAACTGGCTTCGGTTCCTATGATGCAAAGA ACAAACGACGGACTGTACTATGTGCCGAATAAATTCAGAGAACGGTTGGTGCTTCCTACCGGGTACCTGGAGGAGCTAAAGGCCGCTCTGGTCTATGAGGTTCACGTTACTACAACTTTTACTGAA TCGATCAACATCCATCCGCGCGTAGTGCGGAGCCAGTTAAACAAGAACCTTT GGACGGTGATGGAGACGTTCAGGAGATAG
- a CDS encoding uncharacterized protein (transcript_id=CADANIAT00008886), with amino-acid sequence MAIHQQSQNMSNCFTPLQVVPTMAPNTREVLENGVFSRRAAGPSSRGTPVSRLPPLPLIQRELSAESWLKHHPCCSHYLRWHWYLMNVIRTGPVPVFWEVTYSLYSVAHWRFRLFVLSRR; translated from the exons ATGGCTATTCACCAGCAATCGCAGAATATGTCCAACTGTTTCACGCCACTGCAAGTGGTGCCGACTATGGCGCCGAACACACGTGAAGTGCTGGAGAATGGTGTTTTTTCGCGTCGAGCTGCTGGACCATCATCTCGAGGTACCCCAGTTTCGAGACTACCGCCATTACCACTGATACAGAGGGAGCTGAGCGCGGAGTCTTGGTTGAAACATCACCCATGCTGCTCTCACTATCTGAGATGGCACTG GTACCTGATGAACGTGATTAGGACAGGCCCAGTTCCAGTTTTCTGGGAGGTCACTTACTCCTTATATAGCGTAGCACACTGGCGCTTTAGGCTCTTCGTCCTATCAAGGCGGTGA
- a CDS encoding uncharacterized protein (transcript_id=CADANIAT00008887) encodes MSHLNGSEPSRAQRETEGRWEEKNVLCDQIKEIIAALNDIRTQLAEQNKYLDVLTETYVRKPAPTHLVFAQELETGGWEEGSDWGEYADFAQGEILPAPGLEYEGSCEQNYEGKYKGDYEENYEENYEENYGEENYEEVKGRYREEEKESPKVDSFHVNETAASRNQREPILAESKGDMQKQKCYSLESTGPSFYLPLGLVISAHVSQASFTTVFIILSLAAYIFATFTLWFLREEDWVKRIIGSWRLAKANASASANSNANAITDSIQADQDRGSRIPDLLRRRQVLETS; translated from the exons ATGTCGCACCTCAATGGCTCCGAGCCATCGCGAGCTCAACGCGAAACCGAGGGTCGGTGGGAGGAGAAAAACGTGCTGTGCGACCAGATTAAGGAGATCATCGCGGCGCTTAACGATATCCGCACGCAGCTGGCAGAGCAGAACAAGTACCTGGACGTTCTCACCGAGACATATGTTCGGAAACCGGCGCCTACACATCTCGTCTTTGCCCAGGAGCTCGAGACGGGCGGCTGGGAAGAGGGCAGCGATTGGGGTGAGTATGCCGACTTTGCGCAGGGAGAGATTCTGCCTGCTCCGGGGTTGGAATATGAAGGGAGTTGTGAACAGAATTATGAAGGGAAATATAAAGGGGATTATGAGGAGAATTATGAAGAGAATTATGAGGAGAATTATGGAGAAGAGAACTATGAAGAGGTAAAAGGGCGTtacagagaagaagaaaaagaatccCCAAAAGTGGATTCTTTTCACGTT AATGAGACCGCGGCGAGTAGAAACCAGCGAGAACCTATCCTGGCTGAGTCGAAGGGAGATATGCAGAAGCAAAAGTGCTACTCGCTTGAATCGACCGGCCCATCATTCTATCTGCCCCTAGGCCTGGTGATC AGCGCGCACGTTTCGCAAGCTTCATTTACAACAGTATTCATCATCCTGTCGCTGGCAGCATACATCTTTGCCACATTTACCCTGTGGTTCTTACGCGAGGAAGACTGGGTCAAGCGGATCATTGGCTCTTGGAGACTGGCGAAGGCGAATGCGAGTGCGAGTGCGAATTCGAATGCGAATGCGATCACGGACTCGATCCAGGCGGATCAGGATCGAGGATCGAGGATACCGGATCTGCTACGGAGACGACAGGTGCTGGAGACGTCTTGA
- a CDS encoding DUF3716 domain-containing protein (transcript_id=CADANIAT00008888) codes for MSSGAANNPDPNADNALLRRPYDPTIQGTAGQFLNKFTIPVSGFQDEQTGHSYAVVRLTAKGNRALFYLCHNNVQREVWRFPSYEFVVRVGALTVKQVRTARPSYVNAILIASRGIKTREPCSMNTRSVFGEHVRIPGYWNGACAGCKWKDGGARCDFYADREPKYVPLSVAELPRAPIEELED; via the exons ATGTCATCGGGAGCTGCCAATAACCCTGACCCCAACGCAGATAATGCTCTCCTTCGCCGCCCATATGACCCAACAATACAAGGGACTGCTGGCCAGTTTCTCAACAAGTTCACCATCCCTGTGTCTGGTTTCCAGGATGAGCAGACTGGTCATTCTTACGCTGTAGTCCGTCTCACTGCCAAGGGTAACCGGGCTCTGTTTTATCTCTGCCACAACAATGTGCAGAGAGAGGTGTGGCGATTTCCTTCGTACGAGTTCGTTGTTCGTGTTGGCGCTCTCACGGTGAAGCAG GTCCGCACTGCGCGGCCATCGTACGTCAATGCCATTTTGATTGCTTCACGTGGTATCAAGACTCGCGAGCCTTGCTCTATGAACACTCGCTCTGTCTTTGGGGAGCATGTACGAATCCCAGGCTATTGGAATGGTGCTTGTGCTGGTTGCAAATGGAAGGATGGCGGGGCTCGTTGTGACTTTTATGCAGATCGTGAGCCCAAGTACGTGCCGCTCAGTGTTGCGGAGCTCCCACGTGCTCCAATTGAGGAGCTAGAGGACTGA
- a CDS encoding putative alpha-L-rhamnosidase B (transcript_id=CADANIAT00008889), with translation MISLPLLALATGAVASASCWRNTSCTGPSKPSFPGPWDSNNFAPGSRLIQPKSILSLPDGTYISDYTSDSHPSITTEDAGLVFDFGLEVGGIVTIDYSSSVPNTTLGLAFTEAKDYIGRTSDNSNGGTGADGALATLLTEGEGSYTMPDSQLRGGFRYLALFIPSSSSSNASLTIQSITLELAFQPTWSNLRAYQGYFHSSDPVLNKAWYAGAYTLQTNSVPRTTCRVSVSSATGWNNNAVCGPGETLLLDGAKRDRWVWIGDMGVAVPSASVSTGDTESTKNALLAIWDNQTPSGLLPKAGPPYLRADSDTYHLWTIIGTYNYFLFTEDYDFLAGIWQKYVKALDYSLAKITPLGIMNATQTADWGRWNYGTLASSANMLLYRSLTTAAFLAPYAGDNPENYTDLASTLRSAIVTHLYDSAVGAFRDSPNSTLYPQDANSMALAFSFFSQSPLNCSSSFNLAEAARVSSYLESNWTPIGPEVPELPNNISPFISSIELEGHFASGHADRAIELIRMLWGWYLAHPNGTQSTVPEGYLVDGSWGYRGDRGYRNDPRYVSHAHGWSSGPTSTLTEYAVGLKITKPKGSEWSLRPASFGIQGFEEAQAGFTTGLGKFKAAFRVQGKRATVTWDTPAGTKGWVQLPGEEGSWVEGGMGSLTVKL, from the exons ATGATCAGCCTGCCCTTGCTAGCACTGGCAACCGGGGCCGTTGCCTCGGCCTCATGCTGGCGAAACACTTCCTGCACTGGCCCGTCGAAGCCCTCATTTCCAGGCCCCTGGGACTCCAACAACTTCGCGCCGGGTTCAAGACTCATCCAGCCAAAGTCTATCCTTTCCCTCCCAGACGGCACATACATCTCTGACTACACTTCTGATTCTCATCCATCCATTACCACCGAGGACGCAGGGCTCGTCTTCGACTTCGGTCTTGAAGTCGGCGGGATCGTCACGATTGACTATTCGTCGTCTGTACCGAATACGACGCTAGGACTGGCCTTCACAGAGGCAAAGGATTACATCGGGCGCACGTCTGACAACTCCAATGGTGGTACTGGAGCAGATGGAGCCTTGGCTACCCTCCTCACGGAGGGAGAGGGCTCGTACACCATGCCCGACTCCCAGCTCCGTGGCGGATTTCGCTATCTGGCCCTGTTCATACCAtcgagctccagctcaaatGCGAGTCTGACGATCCAGAGCATCACCCTCGAGCTAGCTTTTCAGCCCACCTGGTCCAACCTGCGCGCATACCAGGGCTACTTCCACTCGTCGGATCCTGTGCTCAACAAGGCCTGGTACGCAGGCGCCTACACCCTCCAGACCAACTCCGTACCGCGCACAACGTGCCGCGTCTCCGTCAGCTCAGCCACAGGCTGGAATAACAACGCCGTCTGCGGGCCGGGCGAGACCCTCTTGCTTGATGGGGCGAAGCGTGACCGCTGGGTATGGATCGGCGATATGGGCGTTGCAGTGCCCAGTGCGTCCGTCAGTACTGGGGATACCGAGAGTACGAAGAATGCGCTACTCGCTATCTGGGATAATCAGACACCGAGCGGGCTGTTGCCAAAAGCCGGGCCGCCGTACTTGAGGGCCGACAGTGACA CGTACCACCTGTGGACGATTATCGGAACGTACAATTACTTCCTCTTCACGGAGGACTATGACTTCCTGGCTGGCATCTGGCAGAAATACGTCAAGGCGCTGGACTACAGTCTGGCCAAAATCACTCCCCTTGGAATCATGAATGCCACCcagactgcagactgggGTCGCTGGAACTACGGTACTCTCGCCAGCTCTGCGAACATGCT TCTTTACCGATCCCTCACGACAGCCGCATTCCTCGCTCCTTATGCAGGAGACAATCCAGAGAATTACACCGATCTGGCCAGCACCCTCCGCAGCGCCATAGTAACGCACCTTTACGACTCCGCCGTCGGCGCCTTCAGAGACAGCCCCAACTCGACTCTCTATCCGCAAGACGCAAACAGCATGGCCCTCGccttttcgttcttttctcaGTCGCCTCTCaactgcagctccagcttcaacctGGCCGAGGCGGCCCGCGTTTCCTCCTACCTCGAATCAAACTGGACCCCCATCGGCCCAGAGGTGCCCGAATTGCCTAACAACATCTCCCCGTTTATCTCGTCAATCGAGCTAGAAGGGCATTTCGCCTCAGGCCATGCGGACCGCGCCATCGAGCTGATCCGCATGCTCTGGGGGTGGTACCTCGCTCATCCCAACGGAACGCAGTCGACCGTGCCGGAGGGGTACCTTGTGGACGGAAGCTGGGGGTACCGTGGCGACAGAGGGTACAGGAACGATCCGCGGTACGTGTCTCATGCGCACGGATGGAGCAGCGGTCCGACCTCGACGTTGACCGAATACGCGGTCGGACTGAAGATCACGAAGCCCAAAGGCAGCGAGTGGAGCCTCAGGCCGGCGAGTTTTGGCATCCAGGGCTTTGAGGAAGCGCAGGCTGGGTTCACGACGGGGCTGGGCAAGTTCAAGGCTGCGTTTAGGGTTCAGGGCAAGAGAGCGACTGTCACTTGGGACACGCCAGCTGGGACGAAGGGCTGGGTGCAGCTTccaggagaggaggggagcTGGGTGGAGGGGGGAATGGGGTCACTGACGGTGAAGCTATAA